In Variovorax paradoxus, a single genomic region encodes these proteins:
- the flgE gene encoding flagellar hook protein FlgE, producing MSFSQGISGLGVAAANLDVIGNNIANSGTVGYKSAAATFQDVYAGSRIGLGASVSGVVQNFTQGVTQSSSRPLDVAILNGDGFFRLSSETGEVMYSRNGQFTRDKDGYIVNASGLRLTGYGVNASGGINGGTPSPIQIPTASMTPNPTGNVNAQFNLDARLDVPTKTPFNPADSGTFNYSNAIGPIYDSLGNPHDVAVYFVKSATPANTWSVYGTADGAALNAGAALTTLTFDSKGVMTAPAGGKLSTGAITFTNGAAPLTASIDLSGTTQFGTANGMSKLSQDGYRSGELTSFSINPDGTITGKFSNEQTKLLGQVVLSSFANPNGLEPKGNNVWAETLASGNALTGTPGEGTKLGSLKAGALESSNVDLTAELVNLIVAQRNYQANAQTVKTQDQVMQTLMNIR from the coding sequence ATGAGCTTTTCCCAGGGCATCAGCGGACTCGGCGTGGCCGCGGCCAACCTCGACGTCATCGGCAACAACATCGCCAACTCGGGCACCGTGGGCTACAAGTCCGCCGCCGCCACCTTCCAGGACGTGTATGCCGGTTCGCGCATCGGCCTCGGCGCCTCGGTGTCGGGCGTGGTGCAGAACTTCACGCAGGGCGTGACGCAGTCGAGCAGCCGCCCGCTGGACGTGGCCATCCTGAACGGCGACGGCTTCTTCCGACTGAGCAGCGAGACCGGCGAAGTCATGTACTCGCGCAACGGCCAGTTCACGCGCGACAAGGACGGCTACATCGTCAATGCATCCGGCCTGCGCCTGACGGGCTACGGCGTGAACGCCAGCGGCGGCATCAACGGCGGCACGCCGTCGCCCATCCAGATCCCGACCGCGTCCATGACGCCCAACCCGACCGGCAACGTCAACGCCCAGTTCAACCTCGACGCGCGCCTGGATGTGCCGACCAAGACGCCGTTCAACCCCGCTGACTCCGGCACCTTCAACTACTCGAACGCCATCGGCCCGATCTACGACTCGCTCGGCAACCCGCATGACGTGGCCGTGTACTTCGTGAAGAGCGCCACGCCCGCCAACACCTGGAGCGTGTATGGCACCGCCGACGGTGCCGCGCTCAATGCAGGCGCCGCGCTGACCACGCTCACCTTCGACTCCAAGGGCGTGATGACCGCGCCGGCCGGCGGCAAGCTGAGCACCGGCGCCATCACCTTCACCAACGGCGCGGCGCCGCTGACCGCGTCGATCGACCTCTCGGGCACCACCCAGTTCGGCACCGCCAACGGCATGAGCAAGCTGAGCCAGGACGGCTACCGCTCGGGCGAGCTGACCTCGTTCTCGATCAACCCCGACGGCACCATCACCGGCAAGTTCTCGAACGAGCAGACCAAGCTGCTGGGCCAGGTCGTGCTGTCGTCCTTCGCCAACCCGAACGGCCTGGAGCCCAAGGGCAACAACGTGTGGGCCGAGACGCTGGCCTCGGGCAATGCGCTCACCGGCACCCCGGGCGAAGGCACCAAGCTCGGTTCGCTGAAAGCTGGCGCGCTGGAGTCGTCCAACGTCGACCTGACCGCCGAACTCGTCAACCTCATCGTCGCGCAGCGCAACTACCAGGCCAACGCGCAGACCGTGAAGACGCAGGACCAGGTCATGCAGACGCTGATGAACATCCGCTGA